A stretch of Arachis hypogaea cultivar Tifrunner chromosome 15, arahy.Tifrunner.gnm2.J5K5, whole genome shotgun sequence DNA encodes these proteins:
- the LOC112748565 gene encoding uncharacterized protein, with amino-acid sequence MAGLIKKYGIIHKVATTYHPQTNGQAEVSNREIKSILEKVLKPHWKDWSSNLGDALQAYRTAYKPPIGMSPFWLVYGKAFHLPVEIEHKASWAVKECNTGFGVGFKRKLQLVKLENLRLEAYENSRLYKEKMKVAKVDARKAKIKVGRPL; translated from the exons aTGGCAGGGCTAATAAAGAAGTATGGCATCATCCATAAAGTGGCCACGACATACCACCCCCAAACAAATGGCCAAGCCGAGGTCTCCAATCGGGAAATCAAGAGCATATTGGAAAAGGTTCTGAAGCCTCATTGGAAAGATTGGAGTTCAAATCTCGGTGATGCGCTTCAGGCCTACCGAACGGCTTACAAGCCACCGATTGGTATGAGCCCATTCTGGTTGGTCTATGGGAAGGCTTTCCATCTCCCGGTGGAGATAGAGCATAAGGCGTCCTGGGCTGTAAAAGAATGCAACACAGGATTTGGGGTTGGATTCAAAAGGAAGTTACAATTGGTGAAGCTTGAGAACCTTCGATTGGAAGCCTATGAGAATTCAAGGctttacaaggagaagatgaaagtg GCTAAGGTTGATGCCCGGAAAGCtaagatcaaggtgggaaggcccttatag